In Myotis daubentonii chromosome 6, mMyoDau2.1, whole genome shotgun sequence, a genomic segment contains:
- the LOC132236791 gene encoding UL16-binding protein 1-like isoform X3, producing the protein MVGTVGTTLSPVFLLWILPQHSAWAAPLGEFGAISLSYKFTITPDGQPWCKIQGQINGNEFLDYNCNSQKNATEVWERQTKTLKGLMGELKKNLLDIKPEIIKIIGIDSFSLQGTMMCKQESNGHNNASWKFGFNGHKSLLFNVENKSWTVLRPEGQPLKETLASDRAMTGELVSIATQDCIDWLQQVSGTQGEVLSTKAPSTIAAATVPSKATTSMPIISILPVILTGLIIAADATKEALVVWTISATLSFAWLPLDDLLFCFLKINLSLLFLIFIVASIRYAIHFI; encoded by the exons ATGGTGGGGACTGTGGGGACCACGTTGAGCCCCGTCTTCTTGCTCTGGATTCTGCCACAGCACTCCGCCTGGGCTGCGCCTCTCGGTGAGTTCG GTGCTATCTCTCTTAGCTATAAATTCACCATTACTCCTGATGGACAACCATGGTGTAAGATTCAAGGCCAGATCAATGGAAATGAATTTCTTGATTATAACTGTAATAGCCAGAAGAATGCCACAGAGGTCTGGGAGAGACAGACTAAAACTCTAAAAGGCCTGATGGGAGAGCTCAAAAAGAACCTGCTTGACATTAaaccagaaattattaaaatcattG GGATAGATTCTTTCTCCCTGCAGGGCACCATGATGTGTAAGCAGGAATCCAATGGACACAACAATGCATCCTGGAAGTTTGGCTTTAATGGACATAAATCTCTCCTCTTTAACGTGGAGAACAAAAGCTGGACAGTGTTGCGACCTGAAGGGCAACCGTTAAAGGAGACATTGGCCAGTGACAGAGCTATGACTGGTGAACTTGTTAGTATCGCTACTCAAGATTGTATAGACTGGCTTCAACAAGTTTCCGGAACCCAGGGTGAAGTTCTGAGCACAAAAG CTCCATCAACCATTGCCGCAGCCACAGTTCCGTCCAAGGCCACAACCAGCATGCCCATCATTTCGATCCTCCCTGTGATCCTCACCGGCTTGATCATA GCTGCCGATGCGACCAAGGAGGCCCTGGTGGTGTGGACCATCTCAGCAACTCTGTCTTTTGCTTGGCTACCTCTGGATGACCTgctgttctgttttttaaaaattaatttatctttattatttttaatctttatcgtTGCAAGTATTAGATAtgctattcattttatttaa
- the LOC132236791 gene encoding UL16-binding protein 1-like isoform X4, which produces MVGTVGTTLSPVFLLWILPQHSAWAAPLGEFGAISLSYKFTITPDGQPWCKIQGQINGNEFLDYNCNSQKNATEVWERQTKTLKGLMGELKKNLLDIKPEIIKIIGIDSFSLQGTMMCKQESNGHNNASWKFGFNGHKSLLFNVENKSWTVLRPEGQPLKETLASDRAMTGELVSIATQDCIDWLQQVSGTQGEVLSTKALLSFFISTGLLLEILQNHLKSAPERTSQSPSSITLCRSRSDWLHQPLPQPQFRPRPQPACPSFRSSL; this is translated from the exons ATGGTGGGGACTGTGGGGACCACGTTGAGCCCCGTCTTCTTGCTCTGGATTCTGCCACAGCACTCCGCCTGGGCTGCGCCTCTCGGTGAGTTCG GTGCTATCTCTCTTAGCTATAAATTCACCATTACTCCTGATGGACAACCATGGTGTAAGATTCAAGGCCAGATCAATGGAAATGAATTTCTTGATTATAACTGTAATAGCCAGAAGAATGCCACAGAGGTCTGGGAGAGACAGACTAAAACTCTAAAAGGCCTGATGGGAGAGCTCAAAAAGAACCTGCTTGACATTAaaccagaaattattaaaatcattG GGATAGATTCTTTCTCCCTGCAGGGCACCATGATGTGTAAGCAGGAATCCAATGGACACAACAATGCATCCTGGAAGTTTGGCTTTAATGGACATAAATCTCTCCTCTTTAACGTGGAGAACAAAAGCTGGACAGTGTTGCGACCTGAAGGGCAACCGTTAAAGGAGACATTGGCCAGTGACAGAGCTATGACTGGTGAACTTGTTAGTATCGCTACTCAAGATTGTATAGACTGGCTTCAACAAGTTTCCGGAACCCAGGGTGAAGTTCTGAGCACAAAAG CATTACTTTCCTTCTTCATCTCAACTGGCCTACTTTTGGAAATCCTTCAAAACCACCTCAAATCAGCTCCTGAGAGGACTTCTCAATCACCTTCCTCAATCACCTTGTGTCGCAGCAGGAGTGACTGG CTCCATCAACCATTGCCGCAGCCACAGTTCCGTCCAAGGCCACAACCAGCATGCCCATCATTTCGATCCTCCCTGTGA